In one Balaenoptera ricei isolate mBalRic1 chromosome 20, mBalRic1.hap2, whole genome shotgun sequence genomic region, the following are encoded:
- the GAST gene encoding gastrin has translation MQRLCVYVLIVVLALAAFSEASWKPHSHLQDAPLDPGANRGQEPRGLDRLGPASHHRRQLGLQDPSHLVADLSKKQGPWMEEEEEAYGWMDFGRRSAEEGDLRP, from the exons ATGCAgcgactgtgtgtgtatgtgctgatCGTGGTGCTGGCTCTGGCCGCCTTCTCTGAAGCTTCTTGGAAGCCCCACTCCCACCTGCAAGATGCACCCTTGGATCCAGGGGCCAATAGGGGCCAGGAGCCACGTGGGCTGGACCGGCTGGGCCCAGCCTCTCACCACCGAAGGCAGCTGGGGCTCCAGGATCCCTCACACTTGGTAGCAG ACCTGTCTAAGAAGCAGGGACCATGgatggaagaagaagaagaagcataTGGATGGATGGACTTCGGCCGCCGCAGTGCCGAGGAAGGGGACCTACGTCCCTAG